A region of Vanessa cardui chromosome 1, ilVanCard2.1, whole genome shotgun sequence DNA encodes the following proteins:
- the LOC124534401 gene encoding uncharacterized protein LOC124534401: protein MTLTSNFGDNTTQSSCTLDESSNWNTLYCSHLWANSNLRQAIINAPCKDNKTGKYCYTCRGKIRSYGITPPENSFLPNNYSTPKLEAPPSRSEIQRNNIYRSYIDDSNNLDNCSNIKASVNDISINNDDFIQHIPTISRQIDTSFRHKYISTQHDIRTINANQRRLRKSLKGIGCVVNWSLNGSPKKRRTQIQACSISVMIIAIVIISLVLVNFTTLNFTQVKNDTSTISVPRDNIEINENDNSSAVVNFYTDLFVPRDTEENEEVYTTEASLLSTTKNSSIISNIILKIQKNIKTYPKDVQKIKERSSQKEILKRNISNSFCSCQTNEVCMLDEISGKSICKLAIDMDDPTGCGGLCAMETEACQLVDKSRGVRVCRLLTQVSCSSQDWRCRNGFCVPSEARCDGSIQCYDRSDEMHCECDLTKQFRCGHSISCFPKKKICDGFIDCWDGYDELNCTMECPEDQFTCTDGQCILSSRFCDGLADCADESDEPQGCDISCRTHEMQCKNRRCVPLGAKCDGRDDCGDDSDETNCS from the exons ATGACATTAACAAGTAATTTTGGTGATAATACGACACAATCGAGTTGTACACTTGATGaatcttcaaactggaatacactATATTGTTCACATCTTTGGGCAAATAGCAATCTGAGACAAGCCATAATAAATGCACCCTGTAAGGATAATAAAACAGGAAAATATTGTTACACTTGTAGAGGAAAGATAAGAAGTTATGGAATTACGCCCCCAGAAAATAGTTTCTTACCTAATAATTATTCCACACCAAAATTAGAGGCACCACCATCAAGGTCAGAAATTCAGagaaacaatatttatagaagttATATAGATGATTCGAATAATTTAGACAACTGTTCTAATATAAAGGCATCAGTTAATGACATAAGCATAAATAATGATGATTTTATACAACATATTCCAACAATATCTAGACAAATCGATACTAGTTTTcgccataaatatataagtactcAACATGACATAAGAACTATAAATGCAAATCAAAGAAGACTGAGAAAGAGCCTGAAAGGCATTGGGTGTGTAGTTAACTGGTCTTTGAATGGTAGTCCAAAAAAGAGGCGGACGCAAATACAAGCCTGCTCAATAAGTGTGATGATAATAGcaatagtaataataagttTGGTTTTAGTCAATTTTACTACATTAAATTTCACCCAAGTGAAAAATGATACCAGTACAATTTCAGTGCCAAGAGATAATatagaaattaatgaaaatgataATTCGTCAGCCGTTGTGAACTTTTACACAGACCTATTTGTACCTCGTGACACGGAAGAAAACGAAGAAGTTTACACAACTGAAGCGTCCCTATTGTCAACAACAAAAAATAGTTCTATTATAAGCAATATTATCctcaaaatacaaaaaaatattaaaacgtacCCAAAGGACGTTCAAAAGATTAAAGAAAGAAGTAGTCAAAAAGAAatcttaaaaagaaatatatcaaaCAGTTTTTGTTCGTGCCAAACAAATGAAGTATGTATGTTAGACGAAATCAGTGGAAAATCGATTTGCAAACTGGCTATTGATATGGATGATCCAACAG GTTGTGGTGGATTGTGTGCAATGGAAACAGAAGCTTGCCAGCTAGTTGATAAAAGTCGTGGAGTCCGTGTTTGCCGTTTATTAACACAAGTATCATGTTCCTCGCAAGATTGGCGATGTCGGAATGGTTTCTGCGTTCCTTCAGAAGCGCGATGCGATGGATCTATACAATGTTACGACCGTTCTGATGAAATGCATTGTG aatGTGATTTAACTAAACAATTCCGATGTGGACATTCAATTTCATGTtttccgaaaaaaaaaatatgcgacGGTTTCATTGATTGTTGGGATGGTTACGACGAATTGAATTGTACTATGG aatGTCCAGAAGATCAATTTACGTGTACAGACGGACAGTGTATACTGTCTTCAAGGTTTTGTGATGGCTTAGCTGATTGTGCTGATGAAAGTGATGAACCGCAGGGATGCGATATTTCTTGTAGAACGCATGAAATGCAATGTAAAAATCGACGGTGTGTACCTCTCGGGGCTAAGTGCGATGGCCGCGACGACTGCGGAGATGATAGTGACGAAACGAATTGTTCTTGA